The following coding sequences lie in one Musa acuminata AAA Group cultivar baxijiao chromosome BXJ1-8, Cavendish_Baxijiao_AAA, whole genome shotgun sequence genomic window:
- the LOC103993892 gene encoding zinc finger A20 and AN1 domain-containing stress-associated protein 6 isoform X1, which yields MVEEEETAVGLEHQQQLGFRSSSTDMEQEGQKRETGKTDLQSSNIPVLCANNCGFFGCPATNNLCSKCYKDFFLSKSKASMETLVIPPALESKRVDEKPSGDDGIAKSVNSSEEGATSEGGAPLPKKNPNRCSFCNKRVGLMGFKCRCGEVFCSIHRYSDKHNCAYDYRAAAQDAIAKANPVVKTDKVEKI from the exons ATG GTCGAGGAGGAGGAGACCGCGGTCGGATTGGAGCATCAGCAACAGCTAGGGTTCCGTTCTTCTTCTACGGACATGGAGCAGGAGGGGCAGAAGCGAGAGACCGGGAAGACGGATTTGCAGTCTTCCAACATCCCCGTCCTCTGCGCCAACAACTGTGGCTTCTTCGGATGCCCGGCGACGAACAATCTCTGCTCCAAGTGCTACAAGGATTTCTTCTTGAGCAAATCAAAGGCTTCCATGGAGACGCTTGTGATTCCGCCGGCCCTTGAATCTAAGCGGGTCGACGAGAAGCCTAGCGGAGATGACGGAATCGCTAAATCTGTGAACTCGAGCGAGGAAGGGGCCACATCGGAAGGGGGGGCCCCTTTGCCGAAGAAGAATCCCAACCGTTGCAGCTTCTGCAATAAGAGAGTCGGATTGATGGGGTTTAAGTGCCGCTGCGGGGAGGTGTTCTGCTCGATCCACAGGTACTCTGATAAGCATAACTGTGCCTATGATTACAGGGCGGCTGCGCAGGACGCGATTGCAAAAGCCAACCCCGTGGTGAAGACGGACAAAGTCGAGAAGATCTAA
- the LOC103993892 gene encoding zinc finger A20 and AN1 domain-containing stress-associated protein 8 isoform X2: MEQEGQKRETGKTDLQSSNIPVLCANNCGFFGCPATNNLCSKCYKDFFLSKSKASMETLVIPPALESKRVDEKPSGDDGIAKSVNSSEEGATSEGGAPLPKKNPNRCSFCNKRVGLMGFKCRCGEVFCSIHRYSDKHNCAYDYRAAAQDAIAKANPVVKTDKVEKI; the protein is encoded by the coding sequence ATGGAGCAGGAGGGGCAGAAGCGAGAGACCGGGAAGACGGATTTGCAGTCTTCCAACATCCCCGTCCTCTGCGCCAACAACTGTGGCTTCTTCGGATGCCCGGCGACGAACAATCTCTGCTCCAAGTGCTACAAGGATTTCTTCTTGAGCAAATCAAAGGCTTCCATGGAGACGCTTGTGATTCCGCCGGCCCTTGAATCTAAGCGGGTCGACGAGAAGCCTAGCGGAGATGACGGAATCGCTAAATCTGTGAACTCGAGCGAGGAAGGGGCCACATCGGAAGGGGGGGCCCCTTTGCCGAAGAAGAATCCCAACCGTTGCAGCTTCTGCAATAAGAGAGTCGGATTGATGGGGTTTAAGTGCCGCTGCGGGGAGGTGTTCTGCTCGATCCACAGGTACTCTGATAAGCATAACTGTGCCTATGATTACAGGGCGGCTGCGCAGGACGCGATTGCAAAAGCCAACCCCGTGGTGAAGACGGACAAAGTCGAGAAGATCTAA
- the LOC103993890 gene encoding cytokinin riboside 5'-monophosphate phosphoribohydrolase LOG7: MERRVAVEGEKGMECTMEAAATGVEKASRFRRICVFCGSQCGKKPSYQEAAVELGKELVKNGIDLVYGGGSIGLMGLVSHAVHDGGRHVLGVIPKSLMPKELTGGTIGEVRAVSDMHERKAEMARQADAFIALPGGYGTLEELLEVITWAQLGIHKKPVGLLNVDGFYNSLLSFLDMAVDEGFISQAARHIIISAHSAKELLRKLEEYVSEYECTLVWDAEKKPLNFAPEPESGVAS; this comes from the exons ATGGAGAGGCGAGTGGCAGTGGAGGGAGAGAAAGGGATGGAGTGCACGATGGAGGCGGCGGCGACGGGGGTGGAGAAGGCGTCCAGGTTCCGGAGGATATGCGTGTTCTGCGGGAGTCAGTGTGGGAAGAAGCCCAGCTATCAGGAGGCCGCCGTCGAGCTCGGCAAGGAATTG GTGAAGAATGGCATCGACTTGGTGTATGGAGGAGGAAGCATTGGATTGATGGGCCTGGTCTCTCATGCGGTTCATGATGGAGGGCGCCATGTCTTGgg GGTTATTCCGAAGTCCTTGATGCCAAAGGAG TTAACTGGTGGAACAATTGGAGAGGTTAGAGCTGTATCAGACATGCATGAAAGGAAAGCGGAGATGGCTCGCCAAGCAGATGCCTTCATTGCTTTGCCTG GTGGATATGGCACACTTGAAGAACTACTTGAGGTCATTACATGGGCTCAGCTTGGAATCCACAAGAAACCG GTTGGACTACTTAATGTTGATGGCTTTTACAATTCATTGTTGTCTTTTCTCGATATGGCTGTTGATGAAGGGTTCATATCGCAAGCTGCACGGCACATCATTATATCTGCCCATTCAGCCAAGGAGCTACTGAGGAAACTTGAG GAATATGTTTCGGAGTATGAATGCACATTGGTGTGGGATGCTGAGAAGAAGCCACTGAACTTTGCCCCCGAACCAGAGTCCGGTGTTGCTTCCTAA